In Lysinibacillus sp. FSL M8-0337, the following proteins share a genomic window:
- a CDS encoding glycosyltransferase has product MKKKKEILTMPRSDRRILSNIPDPENVRSLVNRRGASYQTEGGDIDPTNVNEIYRLQLLSLRYETAFEVNIKRARQKNPYQYYAEDISVTGILVYTDSANKLLADEIVTMQFTIPDGAMPEGYESKVKLKAKVVRQFTKEVDGKTRYYYAFEFLNPLNEYLTKKRWGLSIFVASLFLFIVSLIVVLMRAESVIYFKFNKFLYLYSIIAATFLLSRYLFGIFYRNVPINPQYEPGVSIIIPVFNEEQWIHRTILSCINQYYPVDKLEVIVVDDYSTDRTEEAANNMIELIHREGGRFKTEGRLKFHKLPQNGGKREALIAGVHLAKHDLVVFVDSDSFLEPHAIRNLVQPFQDPKMGGVAGRTEVENKFTNALTKLQTVRYYIAFRIMKAAESWFDTVTCLSGPLACYRKELILKNETAWLNQKFLGQPATFGDDRSMTNYILKTHRTGYQDNAVCSTIVPSETKVFLSQQMRWKRSWLRESLRAFLFMWKKEPFMFLFFIIGLIVPIAAPIVVVYNLIYVPIMHGIFPTTFLMGLLLMAMLMSLAHLFFRRSKLWTFGFIFVLFYEFILLWQMPVAWVTFWKSTWGTRETPQDVLAREKKLEKQKIRKSRFSMLKIRKMGEKE; this is encoded by the coding sequence ATGAAAAAGAAAAAAGAGATTTTAACAATGCCGCGCTCTGATCGACGTATTTTATCGAATATTCCTGATCCTGAAAATGTGCGGAGCCTCGTTAATCGTCGAGGGGCTTCGTACCAAACAGAAGGCGGGGATATTGACCCTACAAATGTAAATGAAATTTATCGTTTACAGTTATTAAGTTTGCGTTATGAAACTGCATTTGAAGTGAACATTAAAAGAGCTAGACAAAAGAATCCTTATCAATATTATGCTGAAGATATTTCGGTGACAGGTATCCTTGTTTATACGGATAGTGCAAATAAATTATTAGCTGATGAAATTGTTACGATGCAGTTCACAATACCTGATGGAGCGATGCCAGAGGGTTATGAATCAAAAGTAAAGTTAAAAGCTAAAGTAGTCCGTCAATTTACAAAAGAGGTAGATGGAAAAACGAGATACTACTATGCGTTTGAATTTTTAAATCCTTTAAATGAGTATTTAACGAAAAAACGTTGGGGACTTTCAATTTTTGTAGCGAGTTTATTTTTATTTATTGTTTCACTTATCGTTGTCTTAATGCGTGCTGAAAGTGTCATCTATTTTAAGTTTAATAAGTTCTTATATTTATATAGTATAATCGCAGCTACATTTCTTCTAAGTAGATATTTGTTTGGTATTTTCTATAGGAATGTGCCAATCAATCCTCAATATGAACCCGGTGTTTCTATTATTATTCCAGTATTTAATGAAGAACAATGGATTCATAGAACCATTTTAAGCTGTATCAATCAATATTACCCTGTGGATAAATTAGAAGTTATTGTCGTAGATGATTACTCTACAGATAGAACAGAGGAAGCCGCCAATAACATGATTGAGCTGATTCATCGGGAAGGTGGGCGTTTTAAAACAGAGGGACGTTTGAAATTTCATAAGTTACCTCAAAATGGGGGGAAGCGTGAAGCGTTAATAGCGGGAGTGCATTTGGCCAAACATGATTTAGTCGTTTTCGTCGATTCAGATAGCTTCTTAGAGCCTCACGCCATTCGAAATTTAGTACAACCTTTCCAGGATCCTAAAATGGGCGGTGTAGCAGGAAGAACAGAAGTAGAAAACAAGTTTACAAATGCGCTAACAAAACTACAAACGGTTCGATATTATATAGCCTTTCGTATAATGAAAGCGGCAGAGTCTTGGTTTGACACCGTAACATGCTTATCGGGGCCACTGGCATGCTATCGAAAAGAACTTATATTAAAAAATGAAACAGCGTGGTTAAATCAAAAGTTCTTAGGGCAACCGGCAACTTTTGGTGATGATCGTAGTATGACGAACTATATTTTAAAGACGCATCGCACAGGTTATCAAGATAATGCCGTATGTTCTACAATTGTACCTTCAGAGACAAAAGTCTTTTTGTCGCAACAAATGCGCTGGAAACGATCATGGTTACGAGAGTCGTTACGAGCATTTTTATTTATGTGGAAAAAAGAACCTTTTATGTTTTTGTTCTTTATCATTGGTTTAATTGTACCAATCGCAGCACCGATTGTCGTAGTTTACAATTTAATCTATGTGCCTATTATGCATGGGATATTTCCAACAACATTTTTAATGGGCCTATTGTTAATGGCAATGCTGATGAGCTTGGCCCACCTATTCTTTAGACGAAGTAAGTTGTGGACGTTTGGCTTTATATTTGTCCTTTTCTACGAATTTATTTTACTTTGGCAAATGCCTGTGGCGTGGGTGACATTTTGGAAATCAACTTGGGGCACAAGAGAAACACCTCAAGATGTATTGGCAAGGGAAAAGAAATTGGAAAAACAAAAGATTCGGAAATCCCGATTTTCAATGCTGAAAATAAGAAAAATGGGTGAGAAGGAATGA
- a CDS encoding polysaccharide deacetylase family protein translates to MKRLKLCSLLVALFIAGCQSETQSQVAPVDSSIEIKEHDGTMSDILRHANILTPKVALTFNGLADNETMQKLLKVLDQSNIKATFFIEGMRLAQEPELVKDILSKGHEVENGTLTFPDMADIDYEETYKEIYLTNQIFEEQLGYTPKYVRSRSGDATDNMRYATNALNMKAVVEASVNPKDRNMQSADEMMTYIRKYVDSGSVIHLNTYINPAVIDVVPLLAQFGKEKGFIFSTLTDVFENEYLVKSLEDIKGYDAIKINPAYENVQPHVYYRKNTTKKEIAISFDDWASEERTKEILDVLDKYNIQCTFFLIGKGVEKNPQLARLIVDRGHEVASHSYNHVDVTTMTPEELQEDVLKAHQALTYALQESPLLYFRPNQGVINEESAKIIAATGVQTIAMYDIASFDWNLDYTAQDIYDRVMSRAAPGKVVVMHILDGTKTVEALPLIIEQLQKQGYSFAKMSTWIEEDSNKKVN, encoded by the coding sequence ATGAAAAGACTAAAATTATGTAGTTTACTAGTCGCTTTGTTCATAGCAGGATGTCAATCCGAAACACAAAGTCAAGTTGCACCAGTAGATTCGTCGATTGAAATAAAAGAACATGATGGAACGATGAGCGATATTTTACGTCATGCCAATATTCTTACTCCGAAAGTGGCATTAACGTTTAATGGACTTGCGGACAATGAGACAATGCAAAAGCTTTTAAAGGTATTGGACCAATCGAATATCAAGGCAACGTTTTTTATCGAAGGTATGCGTCTAGCACAAGAACCTGAATTGGTTAAGGACATATTGAGCAAAGGCCATGAAGTAGAAAACGGTACATTAACGTTCCCTGATATGGCAGATATTGATTATGAAGAAACTTATAAGGAAATATATTTAACAAATCAAATTTTTGAAGAGCAATTAGGTTATACACCGAAGTATGTGAGAAGTCGTTCAGGGGACGCAACAGACAATATGCGTTATGCTACAAATGCTCTTAATATGAAAGCTGTTGTAGAGGCATCTGTTAATCCGAAAGATCGTAATATGCAAAGTGCAGATGAAATGATGACGTATATTCGAAAGTATGTAGATAGTGGTTCAGTCATCCATTTAAATACGTATATTAATCCGGCTGTCATTGATGTTGTCCCGTTACTTGCACAGTTTGGCAAAGAAAAAGGCTTTATATTTTCTACGTTAACGGACGTATTTGAAAACGAATATTTGGTTAAATCGTTAGAAGATATTAAAGGCTATGATGCGATAAAAATAAATCCGGCATACGAAAATGTCCAACCGCATGTATATTATCGAAAAAATACAACAAAAAAAGAAATTGCTATATCCTTTGATGACTGGGCAAGTGAGGAACGAACGAAGGAAATTTTAGATGTTTTAGATAAGTACAATATTCAATGTACATTTTTCTTAATCGGGAAGGGTGTAGAAAAAAACCCTCAATTAGCACGATTAATTGTTGATCGAGGACACGAAGTAGCGAGTCATTCTTATAATCATGTTGATGTAACAACGATGACACCAGAGGAGTTACAAGAAGATGTATTGAAGGCACACCAAGCACTCACGTATGCTCTACAGGAATCACCGTTATTGTATTTTAGACCAAATCAAGGTGTTATCAATGAGGAGTCTGCTAAAATTATTGCCGCTACTGGCGTTCAAACCATCGCCATGTACGATATTGCATCATTTGATTGGAACTTAGATTATACGGCACAAGATATTTATGATCGGGTTATGAGTAGGGCTGCTCCAGGAAAGGTAGTGGTGATGCATATATTAGACGGTACAAAAACAGTCGAAGCACTGCCATTAATTATTGAACAACTTCAAAAGCAAGGCTATAGTTTTGCAAAAATGTCGACTTGGATTGAAGAAGATTCAAATAAGAAAGTGAATTGA
- a CDS encoding nucleotide sugar dehydrogenase → MGIKIDSPKIALSKKIITKQAKIGVIGLGYVGLPLAIEMVKKGFQVIGIDKSTEKIAKLTNGESYIADLSNAVIQEVLKEEKFETTADFSKLANVDVMIICVPTPTSADGTPNITYIEDASESIAQYISANTLVILESTTYPGTTEEVVQPILEKSNYVIGQDIFLTYSPERVDPGNINFTVSNTPKVVGGVTEACLEIAKLFYETIINTNVFPVSNPKVAEMEKLLENTFRQINIALVNELSKVCYKMNVDIWEVIEAASTKPYGFMPFTPGPGVGGHCIPVDPKYLLWAGQQHGITASLIETADKINDSMPSFVVERLENYLMAQKKELRAGKIIVIGVTYKPNINDFRESPALQVIQELLEKQYDVMVVDPFIETFSVNQYTLNTVALSKQLIEEAEAVLILTNHAEIDYGLLDQYAALIFDTRNTHFLFANKNYHKL, encoded by the coding sequence ATGGGGATTAAAATTGACTCACCAAAAATAGCTTTATCGAAAAAAATCATAACAAAACAGGCGAAAATTGGTGTAATCGGGCTCGGATATGTAGGATTACCACTCGCTATAGAAATGGTTAAAAAAGGGTTTCAAGTAATCGGTATTGATAAAAGTACCGAAAAAATCGCTAAGTTAACGAATGGAGAAAGTTATATTGCAGATTTATCTAATGCTGTTATCCAAGAGGTCTTAAAAGAAGAGAAATTTGAAACGACTGCGGATTTTTCAAAGCTTGCAAATGTAGATGTCATGATTATTTGTGTTCCAACTCCAACATCAGCAGATGGTACGCCGAATATTACTTACATTGAAGATGCGTCCGAATCAATCGCACAATATATTTCTGCTAATACACTAGTGATTCTTGAAAGCACGACGTACCCTGGAACGACAGAAGAGGTCGTTCAACCAATTTTAGAAAAAAGTAATTATGTGATTGGGCAGGATATCTTTTTAACTTATTCCCCTGAACGTGTTGATCCTGGAAATATTAATTTTACCGTTTCAAATACACCGAAAGTAGTCGGTGGTGTAACAGAAGCATGTTTAGAAATAGCAAAACTATTTTACGAAACAATCATCAATACCAATGTTTTTCCTGTTTCTAATCCAAAGGTTGCTGAGATGGAGAAGTTACTGGAAAATACATTTCGCCAAATCAATATCGCACTTGTTAATGAGCTAAGTAAAGTATGCTACAAAATGAATGTAGATATTTGGGAAGTAATTGAAGCTGCTTCCACAAAACCATATGGATTTATGCCATTTACACCTGGTCCGGGGGTAGGCGGGCATTGCATCCCTGTTGACCCTAAATATTTATTATGGGCAGGACAGCAACATGGTATTACAGCTTCATTAATTGAGACGGCAGATAAAATCAATGATTCAATGCCAAGTTTTGTGGTCGAAAGATTGGAAAATTATCTAATGGCACAGAAGAAAGAGCTTCGAGCAGGAAAGATTATTGTTATTGGTGTCACGTATAAGCCAAATATTAATGATTTCCGTGAATCTCCTGCGCTCCAAGTCATCCAAGAATTATTGGAGAAGCAATATGATGTCATGGTTGTGGACCCATTTATCGAAACTTTCTCTGTCAACCAATACACACTTAATACTGTTGCATTATCGAAACAATTAATTGAAGAAGCTGAAGCTGTATTAATTTTAACGAATCATGCAGAAATTGATTATGGATTGCTCGATCAATATGCTGCATTAATTTTTGATACACGGAATACCCATTTTTTATTTGCCAATAAAAACTATCATAAATTGTAA
- a CDS encoding MetQ/NlpA family ABC transporter substrate-binding protein, producing the protein MKKLLAGLFLSVLVLALAACGAGNKDEAGSGDKADDSAKTEEKVTLKIGASNTPHAVILEKAKPILAKEGIDLEIETYQDYVLPNQDLDSGTIDANYFQHIPYLNLQIKDNGYDFVNAGGVHIEPIGIYSKKYKTLEDLPKGATILLSNSVSDHGRMLSLLEAKGLIKLKDGIDKTAAEIKDIVDNPKDFKFDANTAPELLVQMFENEEGDAVLINSNYAIDNGLNPIKDAIALEDKESPYVNIIAVRAGDENKPEIKKLLEVLTSKEIQDFILDEWKGAVVPVK; encoded by the coding sequence ATGAAGAAGTTATTAGCAGGATTATTTTTATCAGTACTTGTACTAGCTTTAGCAGCTTGTGGTGCTGGTAACAAAGATGAAGCAGGCTCTGGAGATAAGGCAGACGACAGTGCAAAAACTGAAGAAAAAGTAACATTAAAAATAGGTGCTTCTAACACACCTCACGCAGTTATTTTAGAAAAAGCAAAACCGATTTTAGCTAAAGAAGGCATTGACTTAGAAATCGAAACATACCAAGATTATGTATTACCAAACCAAGATTTAGATTCAGGAACAATCGATGCAAACTATTTCCAACATATCCCTTATTTAAATTTACAAATTAAAGATAATGGCTATGACTTTGTAAATGCTGGCGGTGTACATATCGAGCCAATCGGTATTTACTCTAAAAAATATAAAACTCTTGAAGACCTTCCGAAAGGTGCAACAATCTTATTATCTAATTCTGTTTCAGACCATGGTCGTATGCTGTCATTATTAGAAGCGAAAGGCTTAATTAAATTAAAAGATGGTATCGATAAAACTGCAGCTGAAATTAAAGATATTGTAGATAATCCGAAAGACTTTAAATTTGATGCGAATACTGCACCAGAACTACTTGTTCAAATGTTTGAAAATGAAGAAGGCGACGCAGTCCTTATCAACTCTAACTACGCAATCGATAATGGTCTAAACCCAATCAAAGATGCAATTGCGCTAGAAGACAAAGAATCTCCATATGTGAACATTATTGCGGTACGTGCTGGGGATGAAAATAAACCAGAAATTAAAAAATTATTAGAAGTATTAACTTCTAAAGAAATCCAAGACTTCATTCTAGATGAATGGAAAGGTGCAGTAGTACCAGTTAAATAA
- a CDS encoding methionine ABC transporter permease: MLTSLFPNVDWEKMWSATYETLYMTTISTVITFILGLAIGIILFLTSPNQLWANKIVNFLTGSIVNIFRSIPFIVLIILLIPFTKFLLGTIRGADAALPALIIGAAPFYARMVLIALREIDKGVIEAARSMGAKTSTIIWKVLIPESLPALISGITVTAVALVGYTAMAGIIGAGGLGNLAFLDGFQRNRQDVTLMATILILVVVFIIQWIGDMITSKTDKR; this comes from the coding sequence ATGCTAACTAGTCTCTTTCCGAATGTCGACTGGGAAAAAATGTGGTCTGCCACATACGAAACACTTTATATGACCACTATTTCAACGGTCATCACATTCATACTTGGTTTAGCCATTGGTATTATCCTCTTTTTAACGAGCCCAAACCAATTATGGGCAAATAAAATCGTTAACTTTTTAACGGGGTCGATCGTCAATATATTCCGTTCGATACCATTTATCGTGTTAATTATTTTACTAATACCGTTTACAAAGTTTTTACTTGGGACAATCCGTGGAGCAGATGCAGCTTTACCAGCACTTATTATTGGTGCAGCACCATTCTATGCCCGAATGGTATTAATTGCACTACGAGAAATTGATAAGGGCGTTATAGAAGCAGCTCGCTCAATGGGTGCTAAAACGTCCACAATTATATGGAAAGTACTAATTCCAGAATCATTACCAGCACTTATTTCTGGGATTACGGTAACGGCTGTTGCCCTTGTTGGCTATACGGCGATGGCTGGTATTATTGGTGCTGGCGGTCTAGGAAACTTAGCCTTTTTAGATGGCTTCCAACGTAATCGCCAAGATGTGACATTAATGGCAACTATTTTGATCTTAGTAGTCGTATTTATCATCCAATGGATTGGCGATATGATTACTTCGAAAACAGACAAACGTTAA
- a CDS encoding methionine ABC transporter ATP-binding protein, giving the protein MIQLQNITKKYKTANGELTAVKDVNLSINKGEIFGIIGYSGAGKSTMIRLLNGLEKPTTGTVKVNNQEFSSIKGQKLRDARQKVSMIFQHFNLLWSRTVAENIAFPLEIAGVSKREREARVKELIALVGLEGREKAYPSQLSGGQKQRVGIARALANNPEVLLCDEATSALDPETTDAILDLLVDINERLGLTIVLITHEMHVIRKICHRVAVMEAGEIVERGEVLQVFQAPQAAITKKFVSQITDTKETQETVAQLRANYPTGQLVKLVFVGEKTEQPVISHLVKQFDVEISIVHGNISQTKNGAYGTLVVQIDGSETNVAAALNYLNTVEVQTEVIANAN; this is encoded by the coding sequence ATGATACAGCTTCAAAATATTACGAAGAAATACAAAACCGCAAATGGCGAATTGACTGCTGTCAAAGATGTAAATCTTTCGATTAACAAAGGTGAAATTTTTGGCATTATCGGCTACAGTGGTGCTGGTAAAAGTACGATGATTCGTTTATTAAACGGTTTAGAAAAACCTACGACAGGTACAGTGAAGGTCAACAACCAAGAATTTTCATCTATTAAGGGGCAAAAGCTCCGTGATGCTAGACAAAAGGTAAGTATGATTTTCCAACATTTTAACTTACTTTGGTCTCGAACAGTGGCAGAAAACATTGCCTTTCCACTAGAAATTGCAGGTGTTTCTAAGCGTGAGCGAGAAGCACGTGTGAAAGAACTAATTGCACTCGTTGGCTTAGAAGGTCGCGAAAAAGCGTACCCATCACAGCTATCAGGTGGTCAAAAGCAACGGGTTGGTATAGCGCGAGCACTTGCCAATAATCCTGAAGTATTGTTATGTGACGAAGCTACATCTGCACTTGATCCAGAAACTACAGATGCAATTCTCGATTTACTTGTTGATATTAATGAACGATTAGGCTTAACCATTGTGTTAATTACGCATGAAATGCATGTTATTCGCAAAATTTGTCATCGCGTGGCGGTGATGGAGGCTGGAGAAATTGTAGAACGCGGAGAAGTATTGCAAGTGTTCCAAGCACCTCAAGCGGCTATTACAAAAAAATTCGTCTCTCAAATTACTGATACGAAGGAAACGCAAGAGACTGTTGCACAGCTTAGAGCAAATTATCCTACAGGACAACTGGTTAAACTTGTCTTTGTAGGAGAAAAAACCGAGCAACCCGTAATATCGCATTTAGTGAAGCAGTTTGATGTAGAAATTAGTATTGTTCATGGTAATATCTCACAAACTAAAAACGGCGCATACGGCACACTTGTTGTGCAAATTGATGGCTCAGAGACAAATGTAGCAGCTGCATTAAATTATTTGAATACAGTTGAAGTACAAACGGAGGTGATTGCAAATGCTAACTAG
- a CDS encoding thioredoxin family protein: MEEWSKEQWETAVKSGDKTAFYLYTPMCGTCAVASKMMNIIEQLLPEVKIGKANINFLEQIAFDFQIESVPCLLVSDGGKVIDKIYAFQSVPFLYELLKKPID; this comes from the coding sequence ATGGAAGAATGGTCAAAAGAGCAGTGGGAAACGGCTGTAAAGTCTGGAGACAAAACTGCCTTTTATTTATATACACCGATGTGCGGAACTTGTGCCGTTGCATCCAAAATGATGAATATCATTGAACAGTTACTACCAGAGGTAAAAATAGGCAAGGCAAACATCAATTTTCTAGAACAAATAGCTTTTGATTTTCAAATTGAAAGTGTACCTTGTTTACTCGTTAGCGATGGTGGAAAGGTTATTGATAAGATTTATGCCTTTCAATCCGTACCATTTTTATACGAATTGTTAAAAAAACCAATTGACTGA
- the gcvH gene encoding glycine cleavage system protein GcvH codes for MSTPKDLRYSEEHEWVKLEDGKVRIGISHFAQSELGDIVFVELPQVGDEIKTDDPFGSVESVKTVSELYAPISGTVVEVNADLEDSPEFVNESPYEKAWMIVVEPADASEIENLMTAEQYEKLIAE; via the coding sequence ATGAGCACACCTAAAGACTTACGTTACTCTGAAGAACACGAATGGGTAAAATTAGAAGATGGTAAAGTACGTATCGGTATTTCTCACTTCGCACAATCAGAACTAGGAGATATCGTTTTCGTTGAGCTTCCACAAGTTGGCGATGAAATTAAAACAGATGATCCATTCGGAAGTGTAGAATCAGTAAAAACTGTTTCTGAACTTTACGCACCAATTTCAGGTACTGTAGTTGAAGTAAATGCAGACTTAGAAGATAGCCCAGAATTCGTAAATGAATCACCATATGAAAAAGCATGGATGATCGTTGTAGAGCCTGCTGATGCATCAGAGATTGAAAACCTTATGACAGCTGAGCAATACGAAAAATTGATTGCAGAATAA
- a CDS encoding arsenate reductase family protein: MIQFIHYPKCTTCKKAQKWLNDNGVSYEEVHIVEQAPTKEQLKQYWQASGLPLKKFFNTSGMKYRELGLKDKLAEMPEDEQLTLLASDGMLMKRPIVTDGKKVTLGFKETEFEQAWK; the protein is encoded by the coding sequence ATGATTCAATTTATCCATTATCCTAAATGTACAACTTGTAAAAAAGCACAGAAGTGGTTAAACGACAATGGCGTTTCATACGAAGAGGTACACATCGTTGAACAAGCACCTACGAAAGAACAATTAAAGCAATATTGGCAAGCGAGCGGGTTACCACTGAAGAAGTTTTTTAACACTTCTGGCATGAAATACCGTGAACTTGGATTGAAGGATAAATTGGCGGAAATGCCGGAAGATGAGCAACTTACACTGCTTGCGTCAGATGGTATGCTAATGAAACGACCAATCGTGACAGATGGAAAAAAAGTAACGTTAGGTTTTAAAGAAACAGAATTTGAGCAAGCTTGGAAATAA